In Deltaproteobacteria bacterium CG11_big_fil_rev_8_21_14_0_20_49_13, one genomic interval encodes:
- a CDS encoding deoxyhypusine synthase (transforms a conserved lysine residue of initiation factor 5A into deoxyhypusine), translating to MKEKKCPKKKQYLSGKRILPKGITGKESLTELMENSFNAYNGARLKEGCKLFVEKMLKDDVTVGMSLAGALTPAGLGAACIVPLINAGFVDWIVATGANLYHDLHFAFNMPLHVGSHLVDDADLRKNDVVRIYDVLLGYTDCLMATDEILRNIIEQPEFQKEMGTAELHWLIGKYANEWEKKSGHHNISVMAAAYRANVPLYTSSPGDSTIGMNMAGVELKGNKLRINPSIDVNETTSYVLAAKRDGGKSAVVLMGGGSPKNFMLQTEPQIQEVLRIKEVGQDYFFQVTDARPDTGGLSGATPHEAVSWGKVDPNRLPDAVVAYSDVTIALPILTHIALANHKKRKLKELYLKRDEYMKRLVREYFAHNK from the coding sequence ATGAAAGAAAAGAAATGCCCGAAAAAGAAGCAATACCTTTCGGGCAAGAGAATACTTCCAAAAGGGATCACCGGAAAAGAATCTCTCACCGAGCTGATGGAGAACTCTTTTAACGCCTACAACGGCGCAAGGCTCAAAGAGGGCTGCAAACTGTTCGTAGAGAAGATGCTAAAAGACGACGTGACCGTCGGCATGAGCCTTGCCGGTGCGCTAACACCTGCGGGGCTCGGCGCCGCCTGCATCGTGCCCCTTATCAACGCTGGCTTTGTTGACTGGATAGTTGCAACGGGGGCCAATCTTTATCACGACCTTCACTTTGCCTTCAACATGCCGCTCCATGTGGGGAGCCATCTTGTTGATGATGCCGACCTCAGAAAGAACGACGTCGTTCGCATCTACGACGTGCTACTCGGCTATACAGATTGCCTCATGGCGACCGACGAGATACTTCGTAACATAATAGAACAGCCCGAGTTCCAAAAAGAAATGGGAACGGCTGAGCTTCACTGGCTCATCGGCAAATATGCCAACGAGTGGGAGAAAAAGAGCGGTCACCACAACATTTCAGTAATGGCCGCGGCCTACAGGGCCAACGTTCCCCTCTACACCAGCTCCCCCGGCGATTCGACGATAGGCATGAACATGGCGGGCGTTGAGCTAAAAGGGAATAAACTGCGCATCAATCCGTCTATCGACGTTAACGAAACAACTTCCTATGTACTAGCCGCAAAACGCGACGGAGGGAAATCGGCCGTGGTACTCATGGGTGGTGGAAGTCCCAAGAACTTTATGCTCCAGACAGAGCCGCAGATACAGGAAGTGTTGCGTATCAAAGAGGTCGGGCAGGATTATTTCTTTCAGGTGACCGACGCAAGGCCTGACACCGGCGGACTTTCGGGCGCCACTCCCCACGAAGCGGTAAGCTGGGGAAAAGTTGATCCCAACAGGCTTCCCGACGCGGTCGTTGCATATTCCGACGTGACGATAGCTCTCCCCATACTCACGCACATAGCCCTTGCAAATCACAAAAAGCGCAAACTAAAAGAGCTCTATTTAAAACGCGATGAATATATGAAGAGGCTGGTCAGAGAATACTTCGCGCATAATAAATGA
- a CDS encoding decarboxylase yields the protein MKNGKVSEKEIRTLVKKHGTPLVVISKKKLEAQVNKFKKLLPRVTPYYAVKANSDPNIIKTFAKMGTGFDVASRYEMDMVLNCGVRPERIIFANPVKPPASMRYAMQKGIDLTVFDSEYELYKIAEHSPGARVLVRIKSPNVGSVVELSIKFGAEPTDAIPLLIKAHRLGLKPTGIAFHAGSQCTHVENYIEAFDMASIILKDAQLKQIPLSIVDIGGGMPIQHFDDDDDYFTKFAPTLNKEIDRVFDPKAVKLMAEPGRAFAGPASTLISRVMGKSIRENKHWYYIDDGIYGTLSGIVYDFCKYEYKVFKKGPSHISALAGPTCDSHDIIARSVDLPELDINDILYVNNIGAYSTASATWFNGIPPAKVIFVK from the coding sequence ATGAAGAATGGCAAGGTCTCCGAAAAAGAGATCAGGACGCTCGTTAAAAAACACGGCACGCCTCTTGTAGTTATCAGCAAGAAGAAACTTGAAGCTCAAGTGAACAAGTTCAAAAAGCTCCTTCCTCGCGTAACGCCCTACTACGCGGTAAAGGCCAACTCCGATCCCAACATAATAAAGACGTTCGCGAAGATGGGGACCGGTTTCGATGTCGCATCTAGGTACGAAATGGACATGGTCCTTAACTGCGGTGTAAGACCGGAGAGGATAATCTTCGCAAACCCCGTTAAACCGCCCGCATCGATGCGCTATGCCATGCAAAAGGGGATAGACCTGACCGTATTTGACTCCGAGTATGAGCTTTATAAGATCGCCGAACACTCACCCGGCGCCAGGGTGCTTGTAAGGATAAAATCCCCTAACGTGGGCTCTGTTGTGGAGCTCTCGATAAAGTTCGGAGCCGAACCTACCGATGCGATCCCCCTTCTCATAAAGGCGCACAGGCTTGGCCTGAAGCCCACGGGCATCGCGTTCCATGCTGGCAGTCAGTGCACACACGTAGAGAACTATATCGAGGCTTTCGATATGGCATCGATAATCCTTAAGGACGCCCAGTTAAAACAGATCCCTCTTTCTATCGTCGATATCGGCGGCGGAATGCCCATCCAGCACTTTGACGACGATGATGATTACTTCACAAAGTTCGCGCCCACGCTCAACAAGGAGATAGACCGCGTCTTCGATCCAAAGGCCGTGAAGCTCATGGCGGAACCGGGGCGGGCGTTCGCTGGCCCGGCCTCCACCCTTATCTCGCGCGTCATGGGAAAATCGATACGCGAGAATAAACATTGGTACTATATTGACGACGGTATCTACGGAACGCTTTCGGGCATAGTCTATGATTTCTGCAAATACGAATATAAGGTCTTTAAAAAGGGGCCTTCACATATATCGGCGCTCGCCGGCCCCACCTGCGACTCACACGACATAATCGCACGTTCGGTGGACCTTCCCGAGCTCGACATAAACGACATACTTTATGTTAACAATATAGGCGCATATTCAACCGCCAGCGCCACATGGTTCAACGGCATTCCGCCGGCGAAGGTGATATTTGTAAAATAG